The region AGTTAGCTAACCTCATGCAATAGATGAAGGCAGCACATTGTGGTCTTAAACACAAAAAAGGGGGTTTGCGGGGGATTAACGTCTGCTTGTCTCCACAAACTCGGGCTTCATTAGAAGGGCGTGTAGAGCGAAAGAAACGTGACTAATCCTCAACGGTTTTCTGCTTTCGATAGAGATGTATGGCGCCAATCTGGTCGAATTTGGTGAAGCCCACTGCAGCCATAAGAAACTGCTATGTACATACTAAAAAGGAGTTTTGACCTAAGCACGTTCTTACTCATGAGATAACTTGATTAATGAAATCCTTTACTTGATCAAATGCAACATCACCAAAAGGCCAATATCCTGCTTTAGCCGCTTCACCCAATCGTTTATCTGGTGTTGGTCTTGATGCAAGAAAGACATGAACTTTGGCTTTAGACAGTTCATTAGGGAAGACACTATGCTCATTTAAACACTGAAAGTAACTTTCCATGCAAGGAGTAGCAGGATTTGAGCTTACGGATTCGATACACAAATCTTCCAACATGCCATTTTCTCTTACTCTCGGCAATATCATCACTTCAACCTTGGGATTGCTACCAATAGGCACTAATGGTTGTGGTGGTTGTTGTAAATTCGCACCTCTCAAAGCTGCACAAACGCTCTCGAAGGTGGCGGAATTGTCGTCATCTGCATCTACAGCGATGCCCAATGAAGTAACTTGGTGGAAGCCAGAAGCAATAACAAGAGCTTCGAGATAATCTCCTAGTCTTGATTTTCCACTGCATTCAACAACTTGAATATTCTGCAAATTCATGTGATCGATTAGCGCTTCAAAGAAATTTAAGTCATCTTTACCCTCTACAACCACTAATCTTGGCTTGGTAATGCGAATTGGTGGCTCCCATGTCATTATCTCACCTCTAGTCCACTTTCAATTGATGTTGATAGTGTGTTTTGGTCATATGTCACTGCACGTATAATATCGCGTTTACGTTCCAGCCGATGTAACCGAAAGTCATTAAATCCACTCTCCAAAAATGCATGATGAGCTGCTACAATGCATTCATAACTGTGAGTCGTCGCAAAGATTTGAGTATTGAACTGTCTCGAAGCTTCCCCCATAACACGCCAAATTTTGGGTAAAATAGTGTGATGAATACCATTCTCAAATTCATCCAAGAGCACAATGCCATTCTGGGCATCGCTAATAGCCAAGGTCAAACTTGCAATTCGCATTATCCCTTCACCCATAAGCTGTAGAGGCACAAGGCGATCAAGTCCAATGTCGCCCTTTATCATTTCCAAGTCACCTTCTTTGACCAAAGAAAGACGTTCAAGTCTTGGCTCTATTACCCTCAGGACTCGCAAGAGCACATCTTGTCTCTTATTTGTTTCAAGTTTCCCAAAGCGCTCTATGTCTTCTTTGAAGGGACGAATCCTTGCAGGCATGAAAATTAGTTTAAATGGCAGAGATGGCGGAATTGGTAGAACAAGAGGATTTTTCCATCCACGACCAAATATCATGTAATATTCAAAAATGTCTTCTCCAGGTTTCACAAACTCAAATCTGAGCACATGAGCAGCTTCTAATGAGATGTGTCTCTCTCCAGGACTTGCCGCTGGGTAGCTCGAGATAAGTCTGCTTATTTTCATTAGTCCCTCAGGATCCCGAATGGCTCTCAGCCGAAGCGTCATTGTACCACTCTCTTCATAATCTCCAACAAATTCAATTGTCTTTTCTGTATCAAAACCTCTAAAGAGTGAAATCCAAGGTATGTCAGCCCACTGACCAAACTCAATCTTCACACCTCTAATGCCGCGAAAGTTGTCGATTCGCATAGTCAATTCCGGATTATATGCTCCAGAATGAACAAACAAGGCTTCCAAGAGAGCTGTTTTTCCGATATTATTTGCACCTGAAATTAGATTGATCCGTGATATATCCGGAATCGTTAGATCTTGGAAGCAGCGGAAATTGCTGACTTTGAAAGAGCGGTACATTTGAAATCACCTCTATTTCTCCAATAATAGTTTGAGCACCTTTTAATCTTTAGTGTTTCATGTACCTGAACGGTTTTTGCGGCATGCATGCATTCTCTCTTTCCACCGAATATGAATTCATGTGTTCAGCATTTAGGCATGCATGCACGTAGCAAAATTGGTTTAGATAACACGGTTTTTCGTCTAGTTATTTATGAATGGCTGGCCTTAAACACAAAAAAAGAGGGAAGTTGCGGGGATATCCCCATTGCTCTGGGGTTCGAATCCGACCCTCACTTTTGGAGTCGATCGATCTTTCTTAACCTCAGTTTGCGGATTCCTTTAACCACCGTTTGCAAATCTTTTGCCATAGCACCATCCACGTCACAGCGATTATTAAAATGAAGATGCCGCCCAAAGCTACCAGACCTCCCACAACCATGCGCATGTGTACAGCCAGAACGATTCCAATAACAATTTGTATTAATCCCACTACGAAAAGATATTTTGCGTACCAGCTTGCAGAAGAAAACATCGCCTTTAATTTTTTCGCGAACTCCATGTTTCACCGCAAATTAAGGATTAACCAGCAATGTATAAATCTTCGTTTGGAATAACCACAGTGAACTGCAATAAAAAAGGGGATGTGCGGGGGATAAACGTCTCCTTGTCTCCACGCTATAGGGTTTCGTGAGAAGCCTGACGTCTGGATTTTGCGAGGGGAGTTCAGTGTTTTGGCGAAGTTGCGGGAGATGTTGAGAGAGACTAGGAAGGAGTTAATGGTTGCGGCCCCATTGTTTGCGAAGGGTTTTGTGAGTGCCAGTGTTCCGTTGTTGAGTCGTTTGTGTGATGATGGAGTTAACGTTCAGGTTATGGTTACACATGATTGGGGTCTAGAGAAGCTGGCTGGGACTGGAGAGGTCAGGGTTCGGGATAGTATGTTTGGTGGAGGCGTCATTGCAGATGGTAGAGAGGCTTTGCTTTTTCTCGGTGAGGATGAAGCTACGCTTGTTATATGGTCAAATCACATGGGACTAGTCAAGTTTGCAAGAGACTACTTTCAGTATTTGTGGAGTTCATCCGAGAAAGTGTGATTACAAAGCTTTTTTGTGGGCCTAAACGTGTTATTCTCTTCTTTCAACCGCTAAGGTGCATCTTGTGGCTAAGGCGGCTATTGTTCCCAGCGCTGCAAGCCACGGGGCTATGATGACTCCTACTACTCCAACTGTGGCGGGTATCTCAAGGAGCGTTTTGCCTTTTTCGTCCCTTATAATAATTCTTGTGACGTTTCCTTCGCGGATCAGCTCTTTGACTTTGCTAACAAGGTTGTCTGCTGAAATTGAGAATTCTTCTTTCACAACTTTCTTGACTGCGACTCCACAATTGGGACAAAATCTTGAATCTTCGGGCAACTCGGCTCCGCATTTTGCGCAATGTACCAATTTCTTACTCCCACACAGTGTTAGAGAATCATTTGAAATATGTTCTGGCTTCTAGGAGGTCTTTCATGGTGTTTATTGTAAACCACATTCCATGGTAGGTGTATCCGCGGAGTATTTTTTGGTCTGCTAGTCTTTGCATCGTGGTGAGTTCGAAGTCGCCTTTTTCTGGGAAGTATCTTTCAACTACCGCTTTTTTGAATACGTGGTGACCAGCACTTACGTAGATGTCAAGTGTTGGTCTGCGTTCAAATCTCACTACTTCGATTCCGTTTCGAAGTGTTACTTTGCTGAAAGGTAGGATGGGTTTGGCGAGGAGTGTTCCAGCTCCTTTGGTGGCGTAGTCGTAGAGTTCATTTGGGTCATAGAAGACGATGTCGTCTATGTTCATGACGTAAGCTATGTTTCCTTTGATTTTTTTGAAGGCTTTTTTGGTGGCTCCTCCTGTTCCCAAGTTGTCCTTTTCCACAGAGAATGTGACTGGGAGTTTTGTTAGGTCGTCTCTGTTTGATGCTATGATGATGTTTTCGAATCCGTGTGAGCGTAGCCAGTTTATTTGATGGTCTATGAGGGTTTGTTTGTTTATTTTTAGTAGGGGTTTTGGAATCCATGTGGTGGGTTTGAGTCTCCATCCTTGTCCCCCTGCGAGCACTATTGCCTCTTGCACGTTGTCTTTCACCTACGTCACTTCAAATTGCCAGTGTGTCTAAAGAATTATGTGATTAAGTGTAGATGCTTATATCAATTGCTAATGTGACCCAAAAGCTGTATCAGGCCTGAGAAGCCTGTTCAAGAATCAAGTGACCTATGGAAAAGGAGGATTAGAGATAGTCAAGTTATATGAATC is a window of Candidatus Bathyarchaeota archaeon DNA encoding:
- a CDS encoding NDP-sugar synthase, producing the protein MKDNVQEAIVLAGGQGWRLKPTTWIPKPLLKINKQTLIDHQINWLRSHGFENIIIASNRDDLTKLPVTFSVEKDNLGTGGATKKAFKKIKGNIAYVMNIDDIVFYDPNELYDYATKGAGTLLAKPILPFSKVTLRNGIEVVRFERRPTLDIYVSAGHHVFKKAVVERYFPEKGDFELTTMQRLADQKILRGYTYHGMWFTINTMKDLLEARTYFK
- a CDS encoding ATPase, translating into MYRSFKVSNFRCFQDLTIPDISRINLISGANNIGKTALLEALFVHSGAYNPELTMRIDNFRGIRGVKIEFGQWADIPWISLFRGFDTEKTIEFVGDYEESGTMTLRLRAIRDPEGLMKISRLISSYPAASPGERHISLEAAHVLRFEFVKPGEDIFEYYMIFGRGWKNPLVLPIPPSLPFKLIFMPARIRPFKEDIERFGKLETNKRQDVLLRVLRVIEPRLERLSLVKEGDLEMIKGDIGLDRLVPLQLMGEGIMRIASLTLAISDAQNGIVLLDEFENGIHHTILPKIWRVMGEASRQFNTQIFATTHSYECIVAAHHAFLESGFNDFRLHRLERKRDIIRAVTYDQNTLSTSIESGLEVR
- a CDS encoding DUF4342 domain-containing protein, whose protein sequence is MSNDSLTLCGSKKLVHCAKCGAELPEDSRFCPNCGVAVKKVVKEEFSISADNLVSKVKELIREGNVTRIIIRDEKGKTLLEIPATVGVVGVIIAPWLAALGTIAALATRCTLAVERRE